CCATCCGGACGTTCCCGCCGACCCCCCTTGCAGTAGTCGACGACTGTTGTAGGAGAGGGTCACTCGGCCAGCTGTCACCCCTATGAACGTCTGGTGGACCGTAGACCAGCCGGGTGTGCGCCGATCAGATCGGCGGGGTAATTCCATGCACGGCGTCGACGTCCGGGTGAATCGGAACTTCGCCGGGATCGACCAGTGGATTGCCGGTGGCGGCGTCCAAAACACAGATCTCGATGATCGACCGTCGATTTCCTCAAGGTCGGTCGACTCAACGTTCAGCACTGCTGCCCGGCCGGGGACGAGCATGCCCCGTTCCCACTGCTGCGGAGACGTACTGGCCATACCACCTCCTTCTCGTGATCATCGTAAGGACACCCTCTGACATGTGGTTCTGACTTCGGCACCTATGCCGGCCCGGAGAAGTTCCTGGTACGCTCGGGCGCCCGTCTTCCGACAAAGGATCGGGAGGACGGCGCCCGAGCCACGCCACCGGACTGCTTCCTTAGCTGTAGGAATGCTCAGGTTCGCGCTCGCTGGAGACCTGCCCGTCGGTGCTCGTCGGCTGATCGCCTTCCTGCGGTGCAGCAGCATCTGCGACGTCGGTTGTCTCAGTCGCGTCCTTACCGGCGCCACCACGCGCGGCCTTACTGGAGGTATTCTTCCGCTTCTTCGGGGCGGTGTAACCCATGGCCGCGAGCTCTTTGGCCGTCCATCCGCCTTCGATCGCGTCCTCGTGGGCCGTCCTGATTGCGTCTACGGCTGCCTCGCGTGCGGAGTCGAGTGCGGCTAGCTCTTCCACTGCTTCACCGATGGCTCCGACAAGTGCGACGCGGGTTTCGATTGCTTTCTGCGCCAGTGCTTCCGCATTCTTTCGTGCGGTCTCGATTGCTTTCTTGTGGGCGGCTGGCGTAGTGCTCATGTGTCACTGTCTCCTTTGTCTGTGCGGTCGTGCCGCAAGGTCGCGGCTCGACTCTGTTGCCGGTCTGCGTTTGTAGTGGCGATCGTATTGTTCCGCTTCGGGATCAGCGCAGGACAACTTGTCCCCCGATGGTCACAGGAAGCGGGCGGGGATCATGTCCGGGCGGACGGCGCTGATCTGAACCAGCTGGCCGGTCTGCGGTGCTTCAAGCATTTTTCCGCCGCCGAGGTAGATCGCGACGTGGTTGGCTCCGTCTGCCTGCCAGTTCCCGAAAAGCAGGTCACCCTGCTGGGCTTGGGTCATGGTGATCTGCTGGCCTGCCCGGAACTGTTCCTGTGAGGTGCGGGGCAAAATCTTCGTGCCGCCGGTGCCGATGTAGTAGGCGAAACGCGTAAGCCCCGAGCAGTCGTAGCCGGCGGTAGTTCCTCCGGTGCCGTCGCCCATCGACGGTCCGGTGAGAAGGCCTCCGCCCCATTGGTAGGGCAGTCCGATCGCGCGCATCGCCGCTTCGATGACCGCACGCGCGAGCTCGAGGTTGCGGGGAAAGCGGGGGTCGAAGGTCAAATCACTGACTGCGGTCGGGGCGAGCATTCTTGTCAGGGAGGGGATGCCGGCCGCAGTGGTGGGTGCCCCACTGACGGCAGGAGGCAGAACTAACGGATTCGTCTCCTGCTGCGGAGTCGATGACGGTGCCTGAGCTGCGGGTCCTGCCGGGTTGGCGACACCGCCGGCGGGTCCGGGTTCCGGGCTAGGGGCGGGCAGGACCACCTCGGGAATCAGGCCCTGGGCCTCGGGCGAGAGCTGTTCCCTGGCGCCCGCAGCGGCATCCTGGACTTCCGGTGGAATGGCGTTCTCGATCTCGGCTTGCCACTCGGCGGGCAACTGCTCCTGCGCCTGCTGCACTGCCCGGGCCGCGTCGGCGAGGTAGGGCTGCGGGTTCGGGACATACTGGGCGAGAGCTGGCGGTAGTTCCTGTGCGACCGACGTGACGCTGTCGGTGATCGCGGGGTCCACTCCGCCGCCCTGGGCAGCTGATGCGCCGGCCACTGCGACGCCGATGATGATCGATGCGAAATCCATGATGTCTCCTGGCCGAGGGTGTGGCGGCCAAGGGCGGAAGTACTGTCTCGATGACCGCGAGGATGTCGTGCGATCAGGACAGTAGAGAGAGACCTGTTCAACTCGACCGAACTCACAATCGGGGCAACCCAGTCGGGCATCCACATCGGCCAATAGGGCGTAGAGAATTGGACCGGATGCGGAAGATCAAATAGGGTGTGGTTACTGAGAATGCACTGGGTGAGTCGGAGGCACACCATCTTGTAGGTGGCCTCCGACTTTTCTTTCTGCTCACAGCCCCTTGCCATCTCGTCGTCCGGTATGAGCGTCGGCGCCGGAGCCCTCCTTCCCTTGCGTTGTGTCCGCGGTCGAATCCGAATCGTCGTGTGGCGCGGCTTTCACCACTCTGAATTGCGCGGGCGCAGCGAAGATATCGGGATGAAAGATCAAGTCGGGGCGCCGGTGGCGCGGCTTGTCCGCAGTCATGACTGAGTTTTCCTTCCGGTGAGTTGAATCTGTCTTGAACGCCCCGCCTCGACTCGTCATGGCGTCTCGTGATCGACAAGTTGGACGACCAGGCGCTCCCCCGGCGGATGTCCGGGCCGCTCATACGGCACAAAATGAGCCCCCACCACCTGAAGCTGCATTCCCCGTGGCAGCAAGTGGTGCGAGTTGTCCACGCGAGAAGATTGCCCGTAGTACATGCCCCGGTCGGTCTGGATCTCGAAGACAACATCGGTGGGCCGGGCGGTCGAATCCAGCTCGTGCAGCGAATGAGTTGCTGCAGTAAACCGGTCGAAGGACAGGACCGTCCCCGGCGATAGCGTCGAGGGCAGATCTGACGGGTTCACGACCGCGTTGGGAATGCTCACCGACGTGTACACGAGATGACCTCGTCCGGATTCGCGTTCGTATCGTTGAATTGCCCGGTCCACTCGTTGGACCTGCTTGCGGCGAGCATCGTCGAGCTCGACAGCGTCGCCGGCCACCGCGGAGAGGGCGTTGTTCGTCTCCCGCCAGGTCTTCGGGTCCGACGTCAACGACGCCAGCGCCGTGTACTGGGCTTTTGGCATCGCGTCGAGGACGCGGCGCTTCGTCGCGGATCGGGTGTTCCGTTGTCGTGCCGAGAGTGTGCGACGGAGTTCGATCGCCGGTGGCAGCTGCGGGCGTAGCCGAGAGTTTCCGATTGCCGCCGGCGTGGGCCGAGGATAGGCACGGTTGAGGTCCCGTTGCGCCCGGGTCAATCCAGGTAGGTTCTCGGTGGCGTCGTCGAGTTCTCGTGCTCCGCTGCGGAGATCGGCGCGGGTGTCGTAGGCATGCTGTGAGATTAGTTCGCCTTCCTTGCGGGTGGCGACGTCGCTTTCGCCCCGGTCGAGATCGAACACACCGTTGACGCGGTCTGGGCTGATCCGGTCATGGCTGCGGCCCATCAGCTGCGCCGATCGTATCCGGCGACGTCGCCGCGCAGCTGGGCCAGCGCCGCTTCCCGCGCCTGATGTAGATCGACCAGGTCATTGGCCAGGTCACCGATCGCCGACGTTTCGAGATCATCATTCGCCGAGTTGACCAGCAATTCTCCGAGCGCCGGTGCGTGAGCGTCGATGCGACCGAGAGCCGCAGTACCGTCGGTCGAGTCCTGGAGCATCAATAGGTCTTGGTGAAGAGTCCACAACGCTGCGACCCGCCCGATCAGTGATTCTTTGACCTGTTCGAACCACCGTCGCTGCTCGTGGTGGGACGCCCGCGCCGCGTCAGCCTCGGCACTGACACCTGTCGTGGGTTCGCCACCGCTGACCCGGAAAGTTGCCAGCTCACCGCAGTGGCCGAGAATCGCTCGGAGTTGGTCCTCGATGTCGAGCCGGATGCAGTGGATGTCGAGGTCCTCGTGACTCCATGCCGGCACGTCACGAATATCGTCGACGATCGCGGACCCAGTCATGGCCAGACGAAGTTCGAAGAAGTCGCCGCCGGCCGAGACGTAGGCCTCGAGCTTGGCAATGTTGCCGCGGATCATCCGCTCGTCCGCCGCGGTCAGCCTGAGGGGATCACGGCGGATCCACCACCACATCGCGAGGACCTCCACACCTGCAGCCACGAAGATGAATACCGTCAGATCCGTGAGCGGAGACTGAAAAAGCGAATTCATGTTGAGTAGGACAGAAATCATGCCGATCAGGACAGGTGCGATCACGACGAGGGGAATTTCGACAACGATACCGCCGTTCGTTCGCCCGAACGGGACCTGCGTGCGCCACATATTGCGTCGGGGATAGGTATTCACGTCGTGGGCGGCAAAACCCAGCTCCGCTCGCCTTGTGACGATCGCGGCCACCCTCGGCGAGAAGAGTTGCAAGTGGATACAGTCGAGCGCCATCAGAAACTGGTCGCTCTCGGTGTCGCTCTCGACGCGGTCGATCAGGTCCAGAACAACGCGGGCCGCGCGGTCGCCCGCTTCTGCCGGGATCATCGGCGTAGCTCGCTTCGCCCGATGGGCCGCTGCTCGCTGACCTGCCGCGGTTCGGGGCCATTCTCTCCGGGATAGGTCCGTGGATCCGGCCGGCCCGAGGGGTGATGAGGGAAAACCTCGAATGCTTCTACGGCGGTGTCGAACTGCGCATGCGCGCCGGCCCACCGGATGTGACCGCAGCGGCAGTAGGTGGCGTCTTGCCACGGATTGTAGGTCTTCGGTTCGTGATGCAGATCGATGCACCGGTGCCGCTCCCCGACCTGCACACCACGCGCTGCCACCCGTTTCAGAACATGGCGGGTGTACGACCTCCCGCGGTAAACGAGCTCGTCCCTTGTGGTGCGCCTGACCGGACGACAGGTCAACATCTTGGTGAATACTCAACACTTCTCCCATCAGTGGTTGTCTCCTCGGGTGTCAGGCACGCGCAGATTTCATGCCCCGACGAGGTCGGATTTGGATCTGCGGGTGGTGTCCTGTTCGCGGCGCCCTACCGCGCGGCCGAGCAGTCGATTGAGACTTTCGCTCACCACATCGGGGCGCTCAAGACCGACCATGTGCCGCGCTCCGCTCACTGGGATCAGTTCGGCGAGGGGAAGAGCCGCGGCGAGTCGCTCTGAGTGCCCGATCGGGGTCACCCTGTCCCGGGTTCCACAGATGATCGACGCCGGCACCTTCGCAAGCACGTCGAGCGCCGGGGAAGCGTCGTATATCCGCAGATCACGCAGGAAGGCGGCCACGGTGGCGATCGGAGTCGCGTGGACCATCCCGTAGGACGTGACGGCGGCACGGACACTTGCGCTCGGAGCAAGGGGGCAAGTTGCGCCGACCACTGGCGACAAGATGCGACGTGAGAGATTCCAGCTGCGCGCGACGAGCCCTGGGGCGTGAGCTGATGCCGTCCGCAGCAACGTCACCGCCGGCGTATTCAGAGCGCGCCCGATGCCGGCGCTGGCGACATTGCCGACGGCGGTCGAGATCAACCCGACTCCCACGATTTGCGCGGCCGCGGCCTCTTGGTGATGGGCCACGTAGGACATCACGGCCATTCCACCCATCGAGTGCCCGACGAGGACAATCGGCCCCTTTGGCGCCACCGTGCGAATCACCGCATCCAGGTCCCGTCCAAGCTGGCTGATCGTGTAACTGTCGGTGTCAGCCGCGCCGGATCCACCATGGCCGCGGTGATCGAAGAACACCAACCGGGCACGCTTGCGCCAGACCTCGGCCAGGTAGGCCCGTTGCGGTGCCCACGCGTCCATGTGGAGACAGAATCCGTGCGCGAAAATCACAGTGACCGGCGCCGTCCGGACTCCGAACTCACCAACCGCAAGAGAGGTGCCGTCGGCGGTGAGGACGAGGTATGGGCGATCGCTGGGGGTCCTCATCGCTAGCCATCCAGACCTCGGGGCGCCAACCAGCATTCAGGCTGGTCTCGTTGGTCGCGCGGGATGCGGAACCCTGAGGCGGTCGACTCATCGAGTTCGCCGTCGTCGAGACCCGCAGGGCGCCGGAGCTGCACCACCAGGTCACGGCATTCTTCTGTGTGCCCGTGGAAGGGAGATTGACCGCCGTCTCGGTCGGCCGGAACAGGGTCCGACGGCGCCCATAGACGCTGGCGGTCACGAATCTTCTTCGCCTCTATCGGGTGGATACGTCGAACCTCAACAATCATCGGTACCACTCCTTTGTGCCTCACAACAGCAATTGCGAGGACGATAGGTTCTGACCTGGACCGTTCCGTCAAAGTCACGTGCCGTTCCCGCCCCGCCATATCAGGCACCTCCAAAAGGCACGGAAGCGACCGCCACTCCTGGAGGAAGATCCATCGCATCTGCGTTGTGTGACATCTCGGCACCTCGAACATTTGCCGGCAACCGCGATGGTGAGTTATGCGAGCAGCGCCCACTCCAGCTGGCACCGATCGGACGCTGCTCGAATAGTGTGAGGTCGTGCGTATTGATCACAGGTGGCTCTCCGACGTCGAGATCGACAAGTCGAAGGAGTTGACCCGTCGTTCAAGAGACCGTCCGCGACGCCATCACCACGTGCCGCAGATGTACGTAAGCCGATGGCAGTCTGCCGGCGCTTCCTCAAGGCTGATTCGAATGACAGATATAGACACCCATGAAACTGAGCTCCGGAATCCGGATTCGCTCGCGAACGCGCCGTGGTTCTACCGGATTTCCGGTGATGACGTCGACTCGGAGGATGTCCCTGACCTGTGGTTCGAGATTCACATGTCGCGCGTGGAGAACGACGCCAAGCGGTGGCTCGCCGCACTCGATGATTTGCCTAATGGTCGACTGCTGGACCGAGAGTTGATTACAGACTTGGCCGTCTTCGTCGGTCTACAAAGTCAACGCACTGTGCGGCGACGCCAGGGAGAACTGGACATCGATTCAGGTATCAGGCGATTTGGAGCGCGCGAGGTGATCGGCTCACCGGAAGTGTTGCCCCGCGTCTGCGTGGCGACTGGTCGGCGATACGACCCCGCTCGACATGACGCATTGGCTGACGAGATCGCCGCCGAACTGCTCAGCCGCCCGCTTGTCAGTTCCGCCGAGAACGGAGCACAAGCCCGCGCCATCGAGAGCACAATTGGCCTCTGGCGCAACTCGGTAGTACCCCACCTTTTGATCCAGCGGTCCTGGTGGTTGTATTCAACGAACATACCCCTCGCCACCTGCGATGAGCCGGTGATCTATCTCGGGGCGACACAGGGTCGGGACTCACCTGAGGCGTACGCCCTGGGAAGTGCACCCCTGCTGGCGTTCCCGATCGGTCCAAATCGACTCCTGATTCTCGCAGGTGCGGCCTACCATCCAGCCCAACCATTCGAACTCGACGACTCCGATACCGCTGCGGTCAACTTCGAGGTAGCGGCCGCGGCCATGCGGTATGTCTACGAGCGAGATGGGAGCGACATCGCGAGAAATATAACCGTCCCCAGACGCCCAGCGTTCGACCCGCAGAAGGCTGAAACCTTCTGGGAGTCGGTCCATCCACCCACGCGGTGGTCACCCGGTGCCGGACCTGATTGGCCACTACAGCGTTGGTCTCTCGCCTGAGAAAGCAGTACTGGGGGATCAGTCCTACAGCCTCAATCCTTTCGGCTCGTTCGGCACAGCTCGGTAAGACCCTGCAGGGCCTTCGTGACCCGATCCACGATCTCCTCGAACTGCTTGTCTGGAGGCATCGAGGTCAGGCCTGCCCGTGCCAGCGTCTCGTCGAACTTCGAGCCCTTCATATGAGCAGCCCCACTCGAGCGAAGCCCTTGAAGTAGGCGAAGAGGACCCATCAGCTCGCTCGTATTGCCACCTAGCTTCTCGACAAGTTGCTGAAGGCAGTTGAGGGACTGCTGCTCGTCCGCCCCCGAAACCTGCCGGAGCACCTTTACATCGAGCGCCTCGACGATTCCAATGGCGAGAGTGATTATGCCTTGATTACGTTGCCCCTCAGTGGAGTTTGTACACAACGCCAAAGCGGCGAAGTCAGTAGCATCTGATGCGCCGAGAGGCCTATAGAGCGTGTCGCCGAAGAGATCCTTGAACGCCACGATGAGGTCGGCCCGTGCTCTTCTGAGACGATCAGGGTCGGGGCGCTCATCTTCTACCCACCTGCCTGCGAGGTCGCGGAGCACCCGTGTAATCGTGATCCCACCGTGCGGGGGAACGTTGTGGGTAAGCCAGTACTCACGTTCACTTTCGGGCAGACTCCCCAGATCGCCAAGCCATACCTGGACCAGACCTTCATCGTTGATATCGATGTCCATCGACCACCGCCCGTGGCACGCCACGCTGGTTCGCTGGACAAGGTAGCGGGATGGACGCTCCCGGTAGCGGGTCAGGACGTCAGAATCGAAGAACACCGGAGTCAGGTAAGTGCTGTCCTCCCGTTGACAGCTCAGACGAATTTCTTCGCCTGTGGACGAATCGACGTCCACGATGAACTCTTGGAACTTCTCCGGCCGGTTGGTGTCGTCGGGATTCTCTCCTGCAGCCGCGAATGGAAGGACCACGTGTTTCCCGGTCAGGGTTGCCACGTACCCACCGAGCGCGGAGTCACCCCAGGCGATGTAATCGAACGATGCGACCTTCGTGTGGAGCCCAAGGTCGATTCGGTCGCTCTGATGGGTGTCCACCGTGCGGCAGTGCGAGTGTTGCACCACCAGGCTCATACCTCGTGCCGCAAGGTACTTGCGGAGATGGCGAGCGCTGACTTGGACCTCGTACTCGCCCTCTTGGAGTCGGTGAACCTTGACGACCTCCTCGTCCCGGCCGGCGTCATTGATCCGATACATGCTTTCGTCCGGCCGAGTGACTAGCCCCAACCACCATCTGAACGAGGGCGTGAACTCGATCAATGGGTGCGAGGTTCCGGTCGGCAGCCACAGCGCGTCTGCGAAAAAATGCAGGTCGTAACCGTCAGGATTGCTGGTCAGACCATCGTGAAAAGCCGGGTCGCGATCAGTACCGTAGCTCGGTTCGCCGAGGTCGTTAATGGACCAGTCGGTGGTGGCGAGGACCTTGTCCTGGTGTGCCGTCGCCACAAGAAGCGGCTTGAGACTGCTGTAATTCTTCCCATCGCCCTGTCTCCTGAGGACCGTGATCCACTGCGTAGGCTCCGGATCGATCAGCGTGAGAGCTTCGCGGTGCTGTAGCGCGGGCGGAAGTGTCTCGTAACGCTCTAAGCAATCTGATTTGGGGTCGGGATTCTTCAACACCCAACTATCGTACGGAGAGCCACGCTCAGACCGAATAGATCAGCAGAGTCGCGGTCTATCCCGCCCTCCGATTAACGGCCATGCTCCGTCTGCCGTTCTTCCCAGAGGGATCTCGGTGCACACGATGTCCTCGACCGAGTAGGCGATGGCCCCGCACCGAGGGCATTGGCCGGGCAGCCGTTGGTGTCGGATCATTGCCCAGTGCTCGTCACACAGCAGGTAGTCCACGCGAGCGTCGAAGTGACAGCAGTCCTTGACGACCGCCGCCCAGCGGGCCGCACGTACGAAGCCAACGGGGTCCCCCGTGAAGTACTGGGGATGCTCCGCGCAGAACTCACACGGCAGTTCCGTTTGAACGATCGATGGCACCGCGGCGGAGTGAGCCACCTCGTCCATACCGTTGCACCTCCCCACTCTCTGGAGACCAGTATGCAACCGATCCCTCCACACCTTCCGTCAAAAGGCGTTCAGATCCAGACGAGAAACCACAGCGGTGGGACCGCGATTGCCACGGCGGCTCCAGCGATGAGAAAAGGTGCGAAGCCGAATTCACCCAGGTCTTTCTGACGCCGGATCGCCTTCACCCCCGCCATCACCAAGAGGGCCAGGACGTTCGGTAGCAACATGCCCGAGAGCACATTCATCCATCCGACCCACCCCAGCGCTGCCCCGAGGATGAAGCTCAGCCGCACGTCGGCGAGCCCGGGATAGCCGCGGGTGACGATCGCGAACGCAAGGTTGAATGCGAACACCAGCACACCGGCGAGAAGTGCGCGCCCACCTGACGCTGGATCTTGATCCACCGCCACCGCGAACGCCCCCAACATCAGGCCCCCTGCGGTGGTCAGCCTGATCAAGGTCAGCGGAAACCGCAGCGTGAAGTGATCGATCCACCCTGCCCACACGCACAGCAGGCTCAGTGCAAGCCAGGCCGTCAAGATCGCGTCGCCGCCGGCGAGCAGCACGGCGCCAAACCACAATCCCGCGGTCGTAGCCGCAGGAACGATCCGCCGGCCGGTTGCCTCTAATGGAATATCGACCGCCTTACACAACCGGGCCATCATCGGCGCTATTGCCGCACTCAACGCCGCACCAACTGCAGCGCAGACGCTTGCAGCCCACCACAGCCCTGTTGTGCCGTATTCGGCATCAAGCCACCGAACCGCGAACCACACCAC
This genomic window from Rhodococcus oxybenzonivorans contains:
- a CDS encoding alpha/beta fold hydrolase yields the protein MRTPSDRPYLVLTADGTSLAVGEFGVRTAPVTVIFAHGFCLHMDAWAPQRAYLAEVWRKRARLVFFDHRGHGGSGAADTDSYTISQLGRDLDAVIRTVAPKGPIVLVGHSMGGMAVMSYVAHHQEAAAAQIVGVGLISTAVGNVASAGIGRALNTPAVTLLRTASAHAPGLVARSWNLSRRILSPVVGATCPLAPSASVRAAVTSYGMVHATPIATVAAFLRDLRIYDASPALDVLAKVPASIICGTRDRVTPIGHSERLAAALPLAELIPVSGARHMVGLERPDVVSESLNRLLGRAVGRREQDTTRRSKSDLVGA
- a CDS encoding DUF4238 domain-containing protein, giving the protein MYVSRWQSAGASSRLIRMTDIDTHETELRNPDSLANAPWFYRISGDDVDSEDVPDLWFEIHMSRVENDAKRWLAALDDLPNGRLLDRELITDLAVFVGLQSQRTVRRRQGELDIDSGIRRFGAREVIGSPEVLPRVCVATGRRYDPARHDALADEIAAELLSRPLVSSAENGAQARAIESTIGLWRNSVVPHLLIQRSWWLYSTNIPLATCDEPVIYLGATQGRDSPEAYALGSAPLLAFPIGPNRLLILAGAAYHPAQPFELDDSDTAAVNFEVAAAAMRYVYERDGSDIARNITVPRRPAFDPQKAETFWESVHPPTRWSPGAGPDWPLQRWSLA
- a CDS encoding C40 family peptidase; the encoded protein is MDFASIIIGVAVAGASAAQGGGVDPAITDSVTSVAQELPPALAQYVPNPQPYLADAARAVQQAQEQLPAEWQAEIENAIPPEVQDAAAGAREQLSPEAQGLIPEVVLPAPSPEPGPAGGVANPAGPAAQAPSSTPQQETNPLVLPPAVSGAPTTAAGIPSLTRMLAPTAVSDLTFDPRFPRNLELARAVIEAAMRAIGLPYQWGGGLLTGPSMGDGTGGTTAGYDCSGLTRFAYYIGTGGTKILPRTSQEQFRAGQQITMTQAQQGDLLFGNWQADGANHVAIYLGGGKMLEAPQTGQLVQISAVRPDMIPARFL